The following are encoded together in the Osmia lignaria lignaria isolate PbOS001 chromosome 6, iyOsmLign1, whole genome shotgun sequence genome:
- the Dscam1 gene encoding Down syndrome cell adhesion molecule 1 isoform X9 — protein sequence MWRDPPGGGCNIPTYITMMLLLAVLALTNVACAEDESMGPVFVKEPPNRVDFSNGTGAVVECQARGNPQPDIIWVRADGSAVGDVPGLRQVLPNGNLVFPPFRAEDYRQEVHAQVYSCLARSPAGSVHSRDVNVRAVVTQPYQPEILTEYVIRGNSAILKCSIPSYIAEFVTVEAWIKEDGEVYLPEDPAVGQDGKYLVLPSGELHIRDVGPEDGYKTYQCRTKHRLTGETRLSATKGRLVITEPVGSVRPKFPTIDDSRSFRTVKDGSVTLLCPAQGYPALVSKWYKFIEGSSRRQPVQLNDRVRQVSGTLIIREARVEDSGKYLCIVNNSVGGESVETVLTVTAPLAAEIEPSTQTIDFGRPATFTCNVRGNPIKTISWLKDGKPLGLEEPVLRIESVKKEDKGMYQCFVRNDQESAQATAELKLGGRFEPPQIRQAFAEETLQPGPSMFLKCVASGNPTPEITWELDGKRLSNTERLQVGQYVTVNGDVVSHLNISSIHTNDGGLYKCIAASKVGSAEHSARLNVYGLPFIRHMDKKAIVAGETLRVTCPVAGYPIESIVWERDTRVLPINRKQKVFPNGTLIIENVERMSDQATYTCVARNAQGYSARGTLEVQVMVAPQLAPFTFGEEAANAGEMATVQCAVIKGDLPLKIVWSLNGRHIDVGRVSGDHGYDIPDIVVSRSSKRISTLTIDSVAARHAGEYSCTATNAAGSARHTSVLSVNVPPRWILEPTDKAFAQGSDARVECKADGFPKPQVTWKRAAGDTPGDYTDLKLSNPDISVEDGTLSINNIQKTNEGYYLCEAVNGIGSGLSAVILISVQAPPHFEIKLKNQTARRGEPAVLQCEAQGEKPIGILWNMNNKRLDPKSDSRYTIREEILANGVLSDLSIKRTERSDSALFTCVATNAFGSDDTSINMIVQEVPEVPYGLKVLDKSGRSVQLSWAAPYDGNSPIKRYIIEYKISKGSWETDIDRVLVPGSQQNVAGVFNLRPATTYHLRIVAENEIGASDPSDTVTIITAEEAPSGPPTSVRVDALDQHTLKVTWKPPPREDWNGEILGYYVGYRLSSSDKPYMFETVDFSKEDGKEHHLQIMNLKTYTQYSVVVQAFNKVGSGPMSEERRQHTAEGVPEQPPHDTTCTTLTSQTIRVSWMSPPLSAANGVITGYKVIYGPSDTWYDENTKDTKITSSSETILHGLKKYTNYSMQVLAFTSGGDGVKSAPIHCQTEQDAPEAPIAIKSLVMSAESILVSWRPPSQPNGVITQYTVYTKADNAEEPTSQKVPPNQLTHEASGLDKQRRYDFWVTASTNIGEGEASKIVALAPSVRVPAKIASFDDKFTATYKEDVKLPCLAVGVPAPEVTWKVRGAVLQPSDRLRQLPEGSLFIKEVDRTDAGEYSCYVENSFGHDTVTHQLIVHAPPHSPQVTLTATTTNSLTMKLRPHPTDNAPIHGYTIHYKPEFGDWETAQISSTAQKYTLENLWCGSRYQIYVTAYNGIGTGDPSDMLNTRTKGSKPIIPEAARFIEVSTNSITLHLSAWSDGGCPMLYFVVEHKKKHQQEWNQVSNNVKPGGNFVVLDLDPASWYHLRVTAHNNAGFAVAEYEFATLTVTGGTIAPPVRNGGNENTDVRRYFPWLPSWLDVNVVVPVGATVVVIIVGIVVICVALSRRTRGPEQTRLRGISSADEKYYEGQYDVVYQQTGVGGATLDKRRPDLRDELGYIAPPNRKLPPVPGSNYNTCDRIKRGTVISGTGSIRSHSTWDPRRHMYEELNHCAPNRRCPPPPRMGSAEALSHRGMEDEICPYATFHLLGFREEMDPSKAMQFQTFPHPGNGHSGTMGPPVGHPTNASAHSRSGSQSMPRQNGRYSRVPSQGGGSGTHNVFSPEYDDPANCAPEEDQYGSQYGQYGAPYDHYGSRGSVGRRSVGSARNIPVSGSPEPPPPPPRNHDQNNSSFNDSKESNEISEAECDRDQLVNRNYGVNARGKDGMTTEEMRKLIERNEAPGRQTGTGHGGHGGLLTPYDTVAV from the exons ATGGAAAGTACCTGGTATTGCCTTCTGGAGAATTGCACATTCGTGACGTTGGACCCGAGGATGGATACAAGACCTACCAATGCCGAACCAAGCATAGACTGACCGGTGAAACAAGATTATCTGCTACCAAGGGACGTCTCGTCATTACCG AGCCAGTCGGCAGCGTGAGGCCGAAATTCCCGACCATCGACGATTCCAGGAGTTTCCGAACGGTCAAGGATGGCTCTGTCACCCTTCTCTGTCCCGCTCAGGGTTACCCTGCCCTCGTGTCCAA ATGGTACAAGTTCATCGAAGGCTCTTCCCGTCGGCAACCGGTCCAGTTGAACGATCGTGTTCGTCAGGTTAGCGGAACGTTGATCATCCGTGAGGCTCGCGTCGAGGATTCCGGCAAATACTTGTGCATCGTGAACAATTCTGTGGGCGGTGAAAGCGTGGAGACCGTTCTGACTGTAACCGCACCGTTGGCCGCGGAAATCGAACCCAGCACCCAGACCATCGACTTTGGAAGACCGGCTACCTTCACTTGCAACGTCAGAGGAAACCCCATCAAGACTATCTCATGGTTGAAAGATGGCAAACCACTTGGATTGGAAGAACCCGTACTCAGAATCGAGAGCGTCAAGAAAGAGGACAAGGGAATGTATCAATGCTTCGTTCGAAACGATCAGGAAAGCGCACAGGCAACGGCAGAACTGAAACTTGGTGGACGAT TCGAACCCCCGCAGATTCGCCAGGCCTTCGCCGAGGAGACTCTTCAGCCCGGACCAAGCATGTTCCTCAAGTGTGTCGCCAGCGGAAACCCAACTCCTGAGATCACCTGGGAACTGGACGGCAAACGACTATCCAACACCGAGAGGCTTCAAGTAGGACAGTACGTTACGGTGAACGGCGATGTGGTTTCTCATTTGAACATCTCCAGCATTCACACCAACGATGGTGGTCTATACAAATGCATTGCCGCGTCAAAG GTTGGATCAGCGGAACACTCGGCCCGTTTGAACGTCTATGGTCTGCCCTTCATCCGTCACATGGACAAAAAGGCTATCGTTGCTGGTGAAACTCTTCGCGTGACTTGCCCAGTCGCCGGATATCCGATCGAGAGCATCGTATGGGAACGTGACACGAGAGTATTGCCGATCAACAGGAAACAAAAGGTCTTCCCCAATGGCACGCTTATAATCGAGAACGTCGAGAGAATGAGCGATCAAGCTACCTACACCTGTGTGGCACGCAATGCTCAAGGATATAGCGCAAGAGGAACCCTGGAAGTGCAAGTAATGG TCGCACCGCAATTGGCACCTTTCACGTTCGGTGAGGAGGCAGCGAACGCGGGAGAAATGGCCACCGTTCAGTGCGCCGTGATCAAAGGCGATCTGCCGTTGAAGATCGTGTGGTCGCTGAACGGTCGGCATATCGATGTCGGACGCGTGTCCGGTGACCACGGTTACGACATTCCTGACATCGTCGTGAGCAGAAGTAGTAAACGGATCAGCACCCTGACCATAGACTCGGTAGCCGCAAGACACGCGGGCGAGTACTCGTGCACCGCGACCAACGCAGCCGGATCCGCTAGGCACACGTCGGTTTTATCAGTGAACG TACCACCTCGCTGGATTCTGGAACCGACTGATAAGGCATTCGCTCAGGGCTCTGATGCACGCGTTGAATGCAAAGCCGACGGTTTCCCCAAGCCTCAAGTCACCTGGAAGAGAGCAGCTG gggaTACACCGGGCGATTACACTGACTTGAAACTTAGCAACCCAGACATCAGCGTTGAGGATGGAACCCTGTCTATCAATAACATTCAAAAGACAAACGAAGGCTATTATCTTTGCGAGGCTGTCAATGGAATTGGCTCAGGACTTTCGGCTGTCATTCTCATTTCGGTTCAGG CTCCACCACACTTTGAAATCAAACTGAAGAACCAGACTGCACGACGCGGAGAACCAGCTGTATTGCAATGCGAGGCTCAAGGCGAAAAACCCATTGGTATCTTATGGAACATGAACAACAAGAGGCTGGACCCGAAGAGCGATTCTCGTTACACCATCCGTGAGGAAATTCTGGCTAATGGAGTACTGTCTGACCTGAGCATCAAGAGAACCGAAAGAAGCGACTCTGCCTTGTTCACCTGCGTTGCCACTAATGCATTTGGAAGCGATGACACTAGCATCAACATGATTGTTCAAG AGGTTCCTGAAGTTCCATACGGCCTTAAAGTATTAGACAAATCTGGACGTTCGGTACAATTGTCCTGGGCAGCACCTTACGATGGAAACAGTCCTATCAAACGCTACATCATCGAATACAAAATCAGCAAAGGCTCTTGGGAAACCGATATCGACAGAGTACTGGTACCTGGATCCCAACAGAACGTAGCTGGAGTTTTCAACCTGAGACCCGCCACCACCTATCATCTGAGAATCGTTGCTGAGAATGAAATTGGCGCATCTGACCCATCTGATACTGTTACCATCATCACTGCCGAAGAAGCTCCAAGTGGCCCACCAACCTCCGTTCGAGTCGATGCTCTTGACCAACACACTCTTAAG GTAACATGGAAACCACCCCCACGCGAAGACTGGAACGGCGAGATCCTTGGCTACTACGTTGGATACAGACTCTCCTCCTCTGACAAACCATACATGTTCGAAACCGTGGACTTCTCGAAGGAGGATGGAAAGGAACACCATTTGCAGATCATGAACTTGAAAACCTACACCCAGTACAGCGTTGTCGTTCAGGCATTTAACAAAGTTGGATCAGGACCGATGAGCGAGGAACGAAGACAACACACTGCCGAAGGAGTACCTGAACAACCACCCCATGACACAACCTGCACTACTCTTACTTCTCAGACAATCAGAGTTTCTTGGATGTCGCCACCCCTTAGCGCTGCCAATGGTGTCATCACTGGATACAAG GTTATTTACGGACCATCTGACACCTGGTATGACGAGAACACAAAGGACACCAAGATCACCTCTTCCAGCGAAACAATTCTCCATGGACTAAAGAAATATACCAACTACAGCATGCAAGTTCTGGCTTTCACTTCCGGTGGCGATGGCGTCAAATCTGCACCTATCCACTGCCAAACTGAACAAGATG CCCCTGAAGCTCCGATCGCGATCAAATCTCTGGTTATGTCCGCTGAATCCATCCTCGTCTCATGGCGCCCACCAAGCCAACCCAACGGAGTCATCACTCAATATACCGTCTACACCAAGGCCGATAACGCAGAGGAACCGACAAGCCAAAAAGTACCACCGAATCAATTGACTCACGAAGCTTCTGGACTGGACAAACAACGCAGATACGACTTCTGGGTAACCGCTAGCACCAACATCGGCGAGGGAGAAGCTTCCAAGATTGTGGCTTTGGCACCAAGCGTTAGAG TACCGGCAAAGATCGCATCGTTCGACGACAAGTTCACAGCTACCTACAAAGAAGATGTAAAACTACCCTGCCTTGCTGTCGGCGTACCTGCACCGGAAGTAACATGGAAAGTACGAGGCGCCGTTCTCCAACCAAGCGACAGACTGCGACAATTGCCCGAGGGATCTCTGTTCATTAAGGAAGTTGACCGTACAGATGCTGGAGAATATTCTTGCTACGTTGAAAACTCGTTTGGCCATGATACCGTTACTCATCAACTAATTGTCCATG CTCCTCCTCATTCACCGCAAGTCACCCTCACTGCCACCACAACTAACTCGTTAACGATGAAACTGAGACCTCACCCCACTGACAACGCTCCCATTCATGGATACACTATTCACTACAAACCGGAATTCGGCGATTGGGAAACCGCTCAGATTAGTTCCACGGCTCAGAAGTACACTTTGGAGAATTTGTGGTGTGGCTCCAGATATCAGATCTATGTTACCGCATACAATGG AATTGGAACTGGCGATCCTTCTGACATGCTCAACACTCGTACCAAAGGCTCGAAACCGATCATCCCTGAAGCTGCAAGGTTCATCGAAGTCTCTACGAACAGCATTACCCTTCATCTGAGTGCCTGGTCCGATGGCGGTTGCCCCATGCTCTACTTCGTCGTTGAACACAAGAAGAA GCACCAACAGGAATGGAATCAGGTATCTAACAACGTGAAACCCGGTGGAAACTTTGTCGTTCTGGACTTGGACCCTGCTAGCTGGTATCATCTTCGCGTGACTGCTCATAACAACGCTGGTTTCGCGGTAGCCGAATACGAATTCGCCACACTGACCGTAACCGGAG GTACGATCGCACCCCCCGTAAGAAATGGCGGTAACGAGAACACCGATGTCAGACGTTATTTCCCATGGTTACCCAGCTGGCTTGACGTGAACGTGGTGGTGCCGGTCGGAGCTACGGTTGTTGTGATTATCGTAGGAATAGTGGTGATTTGTGTCGCGCTCTCCAGGAGAACTCGAGGCCCGGAACAAACACGGCTGCGAGGTATCTCATCAGCCGACGAGAAATATTACGAAGGACAAT ACGACGTGGTATATCAGCAAACCGGAGTTGGCGGAGCTACCCTCGACAAACGCAGACCCGACCTTCGCGACGAGCTTGGATACATCGCACCACCGAATCGCAAGTTACCCCCTGTTCCTGGTTCCAACTATAACACCTGCGATCGCATCAAGCGAGGTACAGTTATAA GTGGAACAGGCTCGATAAGGAGCCACTCGACCTGGGATCCGAGACGACATATGTACGAAGAATTGAATCATTGCGCGCCGAACCGAAGATGTCCACCACCACCACGTATGGGCAGTGCCGAAGCTTTATCCCACAGAG GTATGGAGGATGAGATCTGCCCGTATGCTACCTTCCATCTCCTTGGATTCCGCGAAGAAATGGACCCCAGCAAGGCTATGCAGTTCCAGACTTTCCCTCACCCCGGAAACGGACACTCTGGCACCATGGGACCACCTGTTGGACATCCTACCAATGCTTCTGCCCATAGCCGTTCTGGATCCCAATCTATG CCACGTCAAAATGGACGCTACTCCCGAGTGCCATCCCAAGGAGGCGGCAGCGGAACCCACAACGTTTTCTCCCCCGAATACGACGACCCAGCAAACTGTGCACCGGAAGAAGATCAATATGGCTCTCAATACGGACAATATGGCGCTCCTTATGATCACTACGGATCTCGCGGCTCAGTTGGTCGTCGCAGCGTAGGATCGGCCCGCAATATCCCTGTTTCCGGATCACCcgaaccaccaccacccccacCAAGGAACCACGACCAGAACAACTCGAGCTTCAACGACAGCAAGGAGAGCAACGAGATCAGCGAGGCAGAATGCGATCGCGACCAACTTGTGAACCGCAACTACGGCG TGAATGCTCGCGGCAAGGACGGCATGACCACCGAGGAGATGCGTAAACTCATAGAGAG aaacgAAGCCCCCGGCCGGCAAACCGGCACCGGCCACGGCGGTCACGGGGGACTCCTCACACCCTACGATACTGTGGCAGTGTAA